In a genomic window of Gossypium arboreum isolate Shixiya-1 chromosome 9, ASM2569848v2, whole genome shotgun sequence:
- the LOC108452057 gene encoding uncharacterized protein LOC108452057, with protein MVCIACLLPLFLVPIVNILPLLFYFIMGKIYWLLGWEYRKPERAPATCPYKPPAKTENSSKVGPETEPAVPESSSKPMGVTDNKQD; from the exons atg GTTTGTATAGCTTGCCTATTGCCACTCTTCCTCGTACCGATCGTCAATATTTTGCCTCTCCTCTTCTATTTCATCATG GGTAAAATTTACTGGCTTCTTGGATGGGAATACCGGAAACCGGAGAGGGCACCTGCGACGTGTCCGTATAAGCCGCCTGCAAAAACGGAAAACTCTAGCAAA GTTGGGCCAGAAACTGAACCTGCTGTACCAGAGTCTAGTTCGAAACCAATGGGAGTAACAGATAACAAGCAGGACTGA
- the LOC108450317 gene encoding dual specificity phosphatase Cdc25 gives MAQTISYITGSQLLPLKRLPNIAIIDVRDDERSCDGHIAGSLHYASGTFTDKISNLIQDVKGKDTLVFHCALSQVRGPTCARRLAYHLEELKEDTGIKNILVLERGFNGWEASGRPVCRCTDIPCKGESA, from the exons ATGGCTCAAACCATCTCCTACATTACCGGCTCTCAACTCCTTCCCCTTAAACGCCTTCCGAACATCGCCATCATAGATGTCAG GGATGATGAAAGGAGTTGTGATGGGCATATAGCTGGGTCTTTGCACTATGCCAGTGGCACTTTCACCGATAAGATCTCCAATCTTATCCAAGATGTCAAAGGCAAAGATACTCTTGTTTTTCATTGTGCTCTAAGCCAG GTTCGTGGCCCAACTTGTGCACGGAGGTTAGCGTATCATCTAGAGGAGTTGAAGGAAGATACTGGGATCAAGAACATTTTGGTTTTGGAGCGCGGTTTCAATGGCTGGGAAGCTTCCGGACGACCTGTTTGTCGCTGCACTGACATCCCTTGCAAGGGCGAGAGTGCATAA